From one Exiguobacterium sibiricum 7-3 genomic stretch:
- a CDS encoding DinB family protein: MTLTKHMLLTHYQDTMDFVRGLEHISEEAWRTPYAEGKWTVAEIIGHLSPWDRFLVAERLPYILANEPFRVKPDSEAVNEEAAKMSREQQRILTIDEFLVSRDRLHRAVELIPEDRLTDTFTSKGKTISLLEFLGAMMQHDLHHRAQIEQVTVA; this comes from the coding sequence ATGACACTCACTAAACACATGTTACTCACACATTATCAGGACACGATGGATTTTGTTCGTGGTCTTGAACACATATCGGAAGAAGCATGGCGGACACCTTATGCAGAAGGGAAATGGACAGTCGCTGAAATCATCGGTCATTTATCGCCATGGGATCGATTCCTTGTCGCGGAACGCTTGCCATATATTTTGGCGAATGAACCGTTCCGTGTGAAACCGGACAGCGAGGCTGTTAACGAAGAGGCCGCAAAAATGAGCCGGGAACAACAACGGATTTTGACGATTGACGAATTTTTAGTCAGCCGTGACCGATTGCACCGTGCCGTTGAACTGATTCCGGAAGACCGTTTGACGGATACATTCACGTCAAAAGGAAAAACGATTTCGCTTCTCGAATTTTTAGGCGCCATGATGCAACACGATTTGCATCACCGGGCTCAAATTGAACAAGTAACCGTGGCATGA
- a CDS encoding deoxynucleoside kinase gives MNSKLREKYNIPADAVITIGGMVGIGKSTITNGLADSLGFRTSLEKVDTNPYLDKFYHDFERWSFHLQIYFLAERFKEQKKIFQYGGGFIQDRSIYEDTGIFAKMHFEKGTMSPTDYETYSSLFDAMVMTPFFPHPDLLIYLEGSFEQVLERIRLRGREMEQQTPIEYWEEMYERYTNWINNFTICPVLRLSIDEYDLLNEPESIERILSKIDKQLEVARIAKIR, from the coding sequence ATGAACTCGAAATTACGTGAAAAGTATAACATCCCGGCAGATGCCGTCATTACGATTGGTGGAATGGTCGGTATCGGTAAATCGACGATTACAAACGGTCTAGCAGACTCACTTGGTTTCCGGACATCTCTTGAAAAAGTCGATACGAACCCTTACCTGGACAAATTTTATCATGATTTCGAGCGGTGGAGCTTCCACTTACAAATTTACTTCCTTGCTGAACGCTTTAAGGAACAAAAGAAAATCTTCCAATACGGTGGCGGTTTCATTCAAGACCGTTCAATTTACGAAGATACAGGCATCTTTGCGAAGATGCATTTCGAAAAAGGAACGATGTCACCAACGGATTATGAAACGTACTCGAGTTTGTTTGACGCAATGGTCATGACACCGTTCTTCCCGCATCCGGATCTCCTGATTTATCTCGAAGGATCGTTTGAACAAGTTCTTGAGCGGATTCGTTTACGCGGACGCGAAATGGAACAACAAACGCCAATCGAGTATTGGGAAGAAATGTACGAACGCTACACGAACTGGATCAATAACTTCACAATCTGTCCTGTCCTTCGTCTGTCGATCGACGAATATGATTTGTTGAATGAACCGGAATCAATCGAACGGATTTTATCAAAAATCGACAAACAACTTGAAGTCGCCCGCATTGCTAAAATCCGCTAA
- a CDS encoding deoxynucleoside kinase yields the protein MFITVEGPIGVGKTSLANAISHHFSFSMLREIVEENPFLGKFYEDIEEWSFQTEMFFLCNRFKQLDDIERHYLSKQRSVVADYHIFKNLIFAHRSLKVEHLDKYEQIYSILTTDMPKPDAVIYLDASIDTLMKRVALRGREIEENMSRAYLEQLAADYETFVTDYQIKHPEVKVIRFNGDELDFVKRPEDLEYVLTKIRNELYEGANHA from the coding sequence ATGTTCATAACGGTTGAAGGACCCATTGGTGTTGGAAAAACTTCACTTGCTAACGCCATCAGTCACCATTTCTCATTTTCTATGCTACGCGAAATCGTCGAAGAAAATCCCTTTCTTGGAAAGTTCTATGAAGACATCGAAGAATGGAGTTTCCAAACGGAAATGTTCTTCTTGTGTAATCGCTTTAAGCAACTCGATGATATCGAACGTCACTATCTCAGTAAGCAGCGCTCTGTCGTCGCTGATTATCATATCTTTAAAAACCTTATTTTTGCCCATCGTTCTCTGAAAGTCGAGCACCTCGATAAGTACGAACAAATCTATTCGATCCTGACAACGGATATGCCTAAACCCGATGCCGTCATTTATTTAGATGCAAGCATCGATACGTTGATGAAACGTGTTGCTTTACGCGGACGTGAGATTGAAGAAAACATGTCACGTGCTTATCTCGAACAACTGGCAGCTGATTACGAAACGTTCGTCACGGATTATCAAATCAAGCATCCGGAAGTGAAAGTCATCCGTTTCAACGGAGATGAACTGGACTTCGTCAAGCGTCCGGAAGATTTGGAATACGTCCTGACAAAGATCCGCAACGAATTATATGAAGGAGCGAACCACGCATGA
- the tadA gene encoding tRNA adenosine(34) deaminase TadA: MERHEHYMHLAIEEAKKAKAIGEVPIGCVIVKGDEVIATGYNHRETNHQATAHAELLAIEEACSKLENWRLEGCELYVTLEPCPMCAGAIMLSRIEHVIFGAVDPKGGCCGTLMNLVQDDRFNHVSQLTGGVLEQECGEMLTSFFRELRAKKKQQKRAMGCNGTDETV; the protein is encoded by the coding sequence ATGGAACGGCATGAACACTATATGCACCTCGCCATTGAAGAAGCAAAAAAAGCAAAAGCAATCGGAGAAGTCCCGATTGGTTGTGTCATCGTCAAAGGAGATGAGGTCATCGCGACCGGTTATAACCACCGGGAAACGAATCATCAGGCGACGGCACATGCAGAGCTGTTAGCGATTGAAGAAGCCTGTAGTAAGTTAGAAAACTGGCGCCTGGAAGGATGCGAGCTCTATGTGACGCTCGAACCCTGTCCGATGTGTGCCGGAGCCATTATGCTGTCGCGGATCGAACATGTCATCTTTGGAGCGGTTGATCCGAAAGGAGGATGTTGCGGGACCTTGATGAATCTGGTCCAGGATGACCGGTTTAATCATGTGTCGCAATTGACAGGTGGGGTTCTTGAACAGGAGTGCGGTGAGATGCTGACGTCTTTTTTCCGGGAGCTTCGGGCGAAAAAGAAACAACAGAAACGGGCAATGGGTTGCAACGGGACCGATGAAACAGTATAA
- the dnaX gene encoding DNA polymerase III subunit gamma/tau, with product MAYQALYRVYRPQRFDEVVGQAHITRTIQNALMEERMSHAYLFSGPRGTGKTSLAKIIAKAINCEKAPVNEPCNECPTCRAITEGSSPDVFEIDAASNNGVDEIREIRDKVKYPPSEAAYKVYIIDEVHMLSTGAFNALLKTLEEPPAHAIFILATTEPHKIPATIISRCQRFDVKRHEVDQLMERMQYILSDQTIGYTETALRLIARAADGGMRDALSLLDQAVAFSNGDLTDEAVLEVTGAVEDEALLAVASALQAHQVDQLLQTLEKMQRAGKDLKRFVEDLVFFYRDTLLLKTSPTAVDLLERARPTEAFKTFVETIEMETCFHVIEQLHDCQQQMRLTNHPRVLVEIAFIQIAEQGRTTGQIMQSLQQEVRELKEQMHQLKVTGIPAAEGAAVQQPAKRKQARPTVRIAKERIRQMLSRAEKAQLLEIQERWDAILKLILKQDGPIYSLVHESKPVLCSEDTLLIEFDNGKGWHFEQVMTNERTRFVIEEALFEVCGVKRQILAILDNDWKELKAEFVAKRNSSNIEEKEVAVESEEDRLLSETLGRFGDIVEFED from the coding sequence TTGGCCTATCAAGCATTATATCGGGTATACCGGCCGCAACGTTTTGATGAAGTCGTCGGACAGGCCCATATTACCCGGACGATTCAAAACGCCTTGATGGAAGAACGCATGTCACATGCCTATCTGTTCTCTGGACCACGAGGAACGGGGAAAACCAGTCTGGCAAAAATCATTGCGAAGGCAATCAACTGTGAAAAAGCGCCTGTAAATGAACCATGTAACGAATGTCCGACGTGTCGGGCGATTACAGAAGGATCAAGTCCTGATGTGTTTGAAATCGATGCTGCGTCCAACAACGGTGTTGATGAAATCCGGGAAATCCGGGATAAGGTCAAATATCCACCATCGGAAGCAGCATACAAAGTGTATATCATCGATGAAGTCCATATGTTATCAACCGGTGCCTTCAATGCGTTATTAAAAACATTGGAAGAACCGCCGGCACATGCGATTTTCATCCTGGCGACGACGGAGCCGCATAAAATTCCGGCAACGATCATTTCACGTTGCCAACGTTTTGACGTCAAGCGGCATGAAGTGGATCAACTAATGGAACGGATGCAGTACATCTTATCGGATCAAACGATCGGTTATACGGAAACCGCGTTACGATTGATTGCCCGAGCTGCGGATGGCGGAATGCGGGACGCGTTGAGCCTGCTCGATCAGGCAGTCGCCTTTTCAAATGGAGACTTAACGGATGAGGCTGTACTGGAAGTGACGGGGGCAGTTGAGGATGAAGCATTGCTCGCAGTCGCGAGCGCATTGCAAGCCCATCAAGTCGACCAGTTGTTGCAGACACTTGAAAAAATGCAACGTGCAGGAAAAGATTTAAAGCGGTTCGTTGAAGACTTGGTGTTTTTCTATCGTGATACATTGCTACTTAAAACGTCTCCGACGGCGGTTGATTTACTGGAACGGGCTCGGCCGACGGAAGCGTTCAAGACATTTGTCGAAACAATCGAGATGGAAACGTGTTTCCACGTCATTGAACAGTTACATGATTGCCAACAGCAAATGCGTTTGACGAATCATCCGCGTGTTCTAGTCGAGATTGCGTTCATTCAGATTGCGGAACAAGGACGAACGACAGGACAAATCATGCAAAGTTTGCAACAAGAAGTACGGGAACTGAAAGAACAGATGCATCAGTTGAAAGTAACCGGAATCCCAGCTGCTGAAGGAGCTGCTGTCCAACAGCCCGCTAAGCGAAAACAAGCCCGACCGACAGTGCGGATTGCCAAGGAACGAATCCGGCAAATGTTGAGTCGTGCAGAGAAGGCGCAGCTTCTTGAGATTCAAGAACGTTGGGATGCCATTTTGAAATTGATTCTAAAGCAAGACGGTCCGATTTATTCATTGGTACACGAAAGTAAACCGGTCTTATGTTCAGAGGATACATTGCTGATTGAATTCGATAACGGAAAAGGATGGCACTTTGAACAGGTCATGACCAATGAACGAACGCGTTTCGTTATTGAAGAAGCACTGTTTGAGGTCTGTGGTGTCAAACGCCAAATTCTTGCGATTCTCGATAATGACTGGAAAGAACTAAAAGCAGAGTTTG